The DNA window TGGCGGAGACCGAGGACATGCTCACCTACGCCACGCTGGAGGCGCCCATCGACGGCTACGTGGTCGAGAAGCAGTCCGAGCAAGGCGCCCTGGCCGCCCCGGGCCGACCGCTGCTCACCGTCGAGACGCTCGACGACCTGAAGGCCGTGGTGCAGGTGCCGGCGGAGGACGTGAATCAGTTCGCGGTGGGCGACAGCACGACCGTCACGATCGGAGCGGCCGCCAACGTGCACAAGCAGGGCGTGGTCACGCAGGTGAACCCGTCCGGCAACGCTGTGAGCCGGCAGTTCACCGTGCAGGTGCGCCTGCCCCGCACGGCCCCGGACGACCGGGAGGCCGCCACCGCCCTCAAGTCCGGGATGTACGCTGAGGTCCGCCACCAGACCGGGACTCATTCGACGCTGACGGTCCCGCGGGCCGCCCTCATCGAGCACGGCCAGCTGACGGGCCTCTACGCCGTACGCGATGGCCATGCGCTGCTGCGCTGGGTACGGACCGGTTCGCAGCGCGGGAACCGCATCGAGGTGCTCTCGGGCCTGCGTCCGGGCGAGACCTACGTGACTGACGCGACGCCCCGCATCGCAAACGGGCAGCCCATCCAGGCCGAGTAGCCCCGTCTCTCCCTCCCGTCGCTCCACGCACCAGTCGTTTCGTTCCATGGCTACGACCTCCGGCATCGCGGGCCGCATCGCCCGCACCTTCATCAACAGCAAGCTCACCCCCCTCCTGATGGCGGCCTTTCTCGGCATCGGGCTCTACAGCGCCTGGGTAACGCCGAAGGAGGAGGACCCCCAGATCGAGGTCCCGATGATGGACATCGCCGTGCAGTACCCGGGCGCCACGCCGCAGGAGGTGAAGAGCCGCGTCGCGGAGCCGATCGAACGGCTGGCCTCGAATATCGACGGCGTCGAGTACGTCTACTCGACGGCGATGCCGGGCCGGGCGATGGTGTCGGTCCGCTACTACGTCGGCGAGGACCCGTCGACCAGCACCGTGAAGCTCTACGAGGAGCTGCTGAAGAACATGGACGAGATGCCCCCGGGGGCGAGCCGGCCCCTCATCAAGAGCCGGGAGGTGGACGACGTGCCCATCCTGACGCTCACCCTCCACAGTGAGACGACGGGCGACTACGAGCTGCGCCGGATCGGGGAGGAGATGGCCGCCGACCTCAAGACGACCGACGGCGTGGCGGAGGTAAACGTGCACGGCGGCCGTCCCCGGCAGGTGCGCGTGGCGCTTCAGCCCAACCAGCTGGCCGCCCACGGGCTGGACCCGCCGTCCGTCGCCGAACAGCTCCGGGCCGCCAACCAGGAGACCGACGCCGGGGCCTTTCAGCGAATGGACGAGTCCTACCTCGTGGAGACCGGCGGCTTCCTCACCTCGGTCGACGACGTGAAGACCCTCGTCGTGGGCATGCACCAGGGCAGTCCGGTCTACCTGAAGCAGGTGGCCGAGGTCACCGACGGGCCCGCCGAGCCGAAGAACTACGTGTCCTTTTCCTACGGGGCGGGCACGCCGCGGCCCGACAGCCTGGCGCCGGGCGGCACGCGATCGGCCGTTACGGTGGCCGTCGCCAAGCGGAACGGCCGCGACGCCATGACGATCGCCGAGCACTCGCTCGACAAGCTGGAGACACTGGAGCAGACCCTCGTGCCGGAGGGCGTGACCGTGAGCACGACGCGCAACTACGGCGAGACGGCCTCGGAGAAGACCAACGAGCTCATGCTCCACCTGCTCGCGGCCATCCTCGCCGTGACGTTCGTTGTGAGCCTCGCCATGGGCTGGCGCGGCGGCCTCGTGGTCTTTCTATCCGTGCCCATCAGCTTTGCGCTTACCCTCTTCGTCTACTACTTCTTCGGCTACACGCTGAACCGGATTACCCTCTTTGCACTCATCTTCGTAACGGGGATCGTGGTCGACGACTCCATCATCGTGGCCGAAAACATCGAGCGCCACTTTAAGATGGGGCGCCTGCCGAAGCTGCAGTCGGCCCTCGCCGCGGTCGACGAGGTGGGCAACCCCACCATCCTCGCCACGCTGACGGTCATCGCCGCCGTCCTGCCGATGGCCTTCGTGTCCGGCCTCATGGGGCCGTACATGAGCCCGATGCCGATCGGGGCCTCGGTGGCCATGACGTTCTCGCTCGTGGTGGCGCTCGTGATTGCGCCCTACCTGGCCTTTCGACTGATTCCCTCGCACGAAGACCTCACCGGCGAGGAAGGCGGCGGGGACGACGACAATGAAGAGAACGACTCCGAGTACGAGCTCGAAGAGACGGCGGTCTACCGCGCGTACGCCGCCACCATCGAGCCGCTGCTCGACAGCGCCTGGAAGCGGTGGGCCTTCCTCGGGGGCACGACCCTTCTGCTGCTCGGCTCGGTGTCCCTCTTCTACTTTCGGGCCGTGACGGTGAAGATGCTGCCCTTCGACGACAAAAACGAATTCCAGGTCGTGGTGGACATGCCGGAGGGCACGCCGCTGGAGCGCACGAACGCCGTGCTGCACGAGATGGCCGCCGACCTCACCGACCGCCCCGTCGTGACCGACGTGCAGACGTACGCCGGGGACGCCGCGCCGGTCAACCTGAACGGGCTCGTGCGCCACTACGACCTGCGCTCGGCCCCGCACCAGGGCGACCTGCAGGTGA is part of the Salinibacter ruber DSM 13855 genome and encodes:
- a CDS encoding efflux RND transporter periplasmic adaptor subunit, encoding MTARGSLILPLVLGLLLSACGGDAPTPPADERDPVAVETATAATTTAPQARRYTGTIQGTRRVPLSTKMMGTITRLSVEEGDRVQKGETLVRIRSQNVEAQREQVQARLREARAARDNAETQFERIRALREKDSATEQEFDNAQTAYERAQAQVEALESRLAETEDMLTYATLEAPIDGYVVEKQSEQGALAAPGRPLLTVETLDDLKAVVQVPAEDVNQFAVGDSTTVTIGAAANVHKQGVVTQVNPSGNAVSRQFTVQVRLPRTAPDDREAATALKSGMYAEVRHQTGTHSTLTVPRAALIEHGQLTGLYAVRDGHALLRWVRTGSQRGNRIEVLSGLRPGETYVTDATPRIANGQPIQAE
- a CDS encoding efflux RND transporter permease subunit; this translates as MATTSGIAGRIARTFINSKLTPLLMAAFLGIGLYSAWVTPKEEDPQIEVPMMDIAVQYPGATPQEVKSRVAEPIERLASNIDGVEYVYSTAMPGRAMVSVRYYVGEDPSTSTVKLYEELLKNMDEMPPGASRPLIKSREVDDVPILTLTLHSETTGDYELRRIGEEMAADLKTTDGVAEVNVHGGRPRQVRVALQPNQLAAHGLDPPSVAEQLRAANQETDAGAFQRMDESYLVETGGFLTSVDDVKTLVVGMHQGSPVYLKQVAEVTDGPAEPKNYVSFSYGAGTPRPDSLAPGGTRSAVTVAVAKRNGRDAMTIAEHSLDKLETLEQTLVPEGVTVSTTRNYGETASEKTNELMLHLLAAILAVTFVVSLAMGWRGGLVVFLSVPISFALTLFVYYFFGYTLNRITLFALIFVTGIVVDDSIIVAENIERHFKMGRLPKLQSALAAVDEVGNPTILATLTVIAAVLPMAFVSGLMGPYMSPMPIGASVAMTFSLVVALVIAPYLAFRLIPSHEDLTGEEGGGDDDNEENDSEYELEETAVYRAYAATIEPLLDSAWKRWAFLGGTTLLLLGSVSLFYFRAVTVKMLPFDDKNEFQVVVDMPEGTPLERTNAVLHEMAADLTDRPVVTDVQTYAGDAAPVNLNGLVRHYDLRSAPHQGDLQVNLRAAEHRTRQSHAIAKDLRGPLQEIGEKYDAAVKVAEVPPGPPVRATLVAEIYGPDRATQRALADSVRQAFEATEGVVDVDWGVEADQTKYTFTVDKEKAMRVGVPTARVTQTMKMALDGREVTTLHDPDERDPVGVQLRLGEERRASLADLQNVPVQSPAGPTVPMADLVEVEETTRDKHISRKNQRRVIYVTGNVAGAIESPVYAMLDMQERLDAIEAPPGYSFDQLYTGPPEARSNYALKWDGEWRVTYKVFRDLGIAFAIVLLLIYILIVGWFQDLTVPLVMMIAIPLSLIGIVLGHWLLGAFFTATSMIGFIALAGIMVRNGVLLIDFVNISLDQGASLRQAVIEAGAVRTRPILLTAGTVVIGATVILFDPIFQGLAISLIGGAIASTALTLLIVPLVYYMIESRIMSHES